From a region of the Thermus caldilimi genome:
- a CDS encoding DUF503 domain-containing protein, with protein MKAYLGLYTARLETPARSLKEKRALIKPALERVKARFPVSAARLYGLDAWGFEVVGLSVLGNDPAWVEETLREAARFLAREGDFRIALEAFHLEAFELDGLV; from the coding sequence ATGAAAGCCTACCTCGGCCTCTACACCGCCCGGCTGGAGACCCCGGCCCGGAGCCTCAAGGAGAAACGGGCCCTCATCAAGCCGGCCCTAGAACGGGTGAAGGCCCGCTTCCCCGTCAGCGCGGCCAGGCTTTACGGCCTGGACGCCTGGGGCTTTGAGGTGGTGGGCCTGAGCGTCCTGGGCAACGACCCCGCATGGGTGGAAGAAACCCTTCGCGAGGCCGCCCGCTTCCTGGCCCGCGAGGGGGATTTTAGGATAGCCCTCGAGGCCTTTCACCTCGAGGCCTTCGAGCTGGACGGGTTGGTCTAG